From Ignisphaera aggregans DSM 17230, the proteins below share one genomic window:
- a CDS encoding Proliferating cell nuclear antigen, PCNA (COGs: COG0592 DNA polymerase sliding clamp subunit (PCNA homolog)~InterPro IPR000730~KEGG: hbu:Hbut_0018 DNA polymerase sliding clamp subunit~PFAM: Proliferating cell nuclear antigen, PCNA~SPTR: A2BIU0 DNA polymerase sliding clamp~PFAM: Proliferating cell nuclear antigen, N-terminal domain~TIGRFAM: proliferating cell nuclear antigen (pcna)): MSMTSLTIEPKVLFSYPSAKDFTSILNTVAEIVDETLINVTQSGIEVKALDPARVSMLMVRLPPEAFQDFKVDSEIRIGLAVSNLVKILKNLKKSDRIVIGANEEFVEIVIEGTTIRRYKFKNIEVISEEVPELSPEFDVEATVLSSPFRTALSELSSICSTIGISAKQDMITLFDYDNKRSQYRLTTSAGNIVSLSIKAEVTAAYDSEYLAKILDILRLSNIAELKYGSNAPLYLSVEFSGGKAEYYLASKI; this comes from the coding sequence ATGAGTATGACAAGTCTTACGATAGAACCTAAGGTTCTATTTTCATATCCAAGTGCAAAAGACTTTACATCAATATTAAATACAGTTGCAGAAATAGTTGATGAAACGTTGATAAATGTTACTCAGAGTGGTATAGAGGTAAAGGCTCTAGATCCTGCACGTGTATCTATGCTTATGGTTAGACTACCTCCAGAGGCATTCCAAGACTTTAAGGTTGATAGCGAGATAAGAATAGGTCTTGCTGTAAGTAATTTGGTGAAGATATTGAAGAATCTTAAGAAGAGTGATAGAATAGTGATAGGTGCAAATGAGGAATTTGTTGAGATAGTAATTGAGGGAACAACTATAAGGAGATATAAGTTTAAGAATATAGAGGTTATAAGTGAGGAAGTACCAGAACTATCTCCAGAATTTGATGTAGAGGCAACAGTCTTATCATCACCATTTAGAACAGCTCTTAGCGAACTATCATCGATATGTAGTACTATAGGAATATCAGCAAAACAAGATATGATAACACTTTTTGACTATGATAATAAGAGAAGCCAGTATAGACTAACAACATCTGCAGGCAATATAGTGAGTCTCTCTATAAAGGCAGAGGTAACTGCAGCATATGATAGTGAATATCTTGCGAAAATACTTGATATCTTAAGGCTATCAAATATAGCTGAACTAAAATATGGATCTAATGCTCCACTATACTTATCAGTGGAATTCTCTGGAGGAAAAGCAGAGTACTATCTAGCTTCTAAGATATAG
- a CDS encoding Zinc finger TFIIB-type domain protein (InterPro IPR013137~KEGG: mse:Msed_2265 zinc finger TFIIB-type domain-containing protein~PFAM: Zinc finger TFIIB-type domain protein~SPTR: A4YJ01 Zinc finger, TFIIB-type domain protein~PFAM: TFIIB zinc-binding), producing the protein MSCPYCKSQNIIHDFTHGYVVCGECGTIIDELYIEFFENTSYEEAKPMGLPTVREGLNKKVARAMGMYIAKLSHDVAVYEKYAKRARKGVRVDLEMIQRRLAGDKVRVYRHESEDKLRELIEGDAILRSIIDRIIDRDPLFSSRTLRGKIALALIIKQLITRGDIDYEEIARQAHMSKTHIKRLVKLLKLRYRDIASIKMRIAIKS; encoded by the coding sequence TTGTCCTGTCCCTACTGTAAATCCCAAAATATTATACATGATTTTACACATGGATATGTAGTATGTGGTGAATGTGGTACTATAATTGATGAGCTATATATAGAGTTCTTTGAGAATACTAGCTATGAAGAAGCTAAGCCTATGGGATTACCAACAGTTAGAGAGGGTCTTAATAAGAAGGTTGCTAGAGCTATGGGTATGTATATAGCTAAATTAAGTCATGATGTTGCTGTATATGAGAAATATGCTAAGAGGGCTAGAAAGGGTGTTAGAGTTGATCTTGAGATGATTCAGAGGAGGTTAGCTGGAGATAAGGTTAGGGTATATAGACATGAATCTGAAGACAAACTTAGAGAACTTATAGAGGGTGATGCTATTTTAAGAAGTATTATTGATAGGATAATTGATAGAGATCCACTATTCTCATCTAGAACTCTTAGAGGTAAAATTGCTTTAGCACTAATTATTAAGCAACTGATTACAAGGGGGGATATAGATTATGAGGAGATAGCTAGACAAGCACATATGAGTAAAACACATATAAAGAGACTTGTAAAACTTCTTAAGCTAAGATATAGAGATATAGCATCTATAAAGATGAGGATAGCTATAAAGAGCTAG
- a CDS encoding hypothetical protein (KEGG: ape:APE_0460.1 hypothetical protein): MPRLSSYREALEKLGLKQLDVYRYRDRDVIRVLRLVDQKVFVIELPKHREELSLEEFINYVRNKLSSAK, translated from the coding sequence ATGCCGCGATTATCAAGTTATAGAGAAGCTCTTGAGAAGCTTGGTTTAAAGCAACTCGATGTTTATAGGTATAGGGATAGAGATGTGATAAGAGTTTTGCGTTTAGTGGATCAGAAGGTATTTGTTATTGAGCTACCTAAACATAGGGAGGAGCTTAGTTTAGAGGAATTTATTAACTATGTGAGAAACAAACTATCTTCAGCAAAATAG
- a CDS encoding phosphodiesterase, MJ0936 family (COGs: COG0622 phosphoesterase~InterPro IPR004843:IPR000979~KEGG: hbu:Hbut_0693 phosphoesterase~PFAM: metallophosphoesterase~SPTR: A2BKN8 Phosphoesterase~TIGRFAM: phosphodiesterase, MJ0936 family~PFAM: Calcineurin-like phosphoesterase~TIGRFAM: phosphoesterase, MJ0936 family) produces MSKMIIGIMSDSHDNLDAIERALAVFRDSNTDMVIHLGDIISPFALAKILEFPAKIFIVLGNNDGDIYQLRELAHKAGAYIRPHMYITTISNKKFLLMHGMGNIEQTLQIVESIANSNRFDVILYGHTHRVDTRVIGRTLIINPGEVCGYLSNRKTVVTLDTETMSYRVIDL; encoded by the coding sequence GTGTCTAAAATGATTATAGGTATTATGAGTGATTCACATGATAATCTAGATGCTATTGAGAGAGCTCTAGCTGTTTTTAGGGATAGCAATACTGATATGGTTATACATCTAGGTGATATAATATCGCCATTTGCATTAGCCAAGATACTAGAGTTTCCTGCTAAGATATTCATAGTTCTAGGGAATAATGATGGAGATATATATCAACTTAGAGAGCTTGCCCATAAGGCTGGTGCATATATAAGACCCCATATGTATATCACTACTATATCTAATAAAAAGTTTCTTCTTATGCATGGAATGGGAAATATAGAGCAAACACTACAGATAGTAGAGTCTATAGCAAATTCAAATAGATTTGATGTTATTCTCTATGGACATACACATAGAGTTGATACAAGAGTTATAGGGAGAACACTCATTATAAATCCTGGAGAGGTATGCGGATATCTATCAAATAGAAAAACGGTTGTAACACTAGATACAGAGACTATGAGCTATAGAGTTATAGATCTATAA
- a CDS encoding Like-Sm ribonucleoprotein core (COGs: COG1958 Small nuclear ribonucleoprotein (snRNP) homolog~InterPro IPR001163:IPR006649~KEGG: sto:STS093 small nuclear ribonucleoprotein~PFAM: Like-Sm ribonucleoprotein core~SMART: Sm-family ribonucleoprotein~SPTR: Q973Z0 79aa long hypothetical small nuclear ribonucleoprotein~PFAM: LSM domain): protein MSQHIPTDTAHKILAESLGQMVLIKLRGGKSVRGKLRSYDLHLNIVLDDAEEELSDGSWRKLGTVLIRGENVVVISPM from the coding sequence TTGAGTCAACATATACCGACAGATACTGCACACAAGATCTTAGCGGAATCCCTTGGACAGATGGTCTTGATAAAGCTTAGGGGTGGAAAGAGTGTTAGAGGTAAGCTAAGGAGCTATGATCTCCATCTAAATATTGTTCTAGATGATGCTGAGGAAGAGCTTAGTGATGGTAGTTGGAGAAAACTTGGAACTGTATTGATAAGAGGAGAAAATGTTGTAGTTATATCGCCTATGTAG
- a CDS encoding LSU ribosomal protein L37E (COGs: COG2126 Ribosomal protein L37E~InterPro IPR001569:IPR018267~KEGG: smr:Smar_0944 50S ribosomal protein L37e~PFAM: Ribosomal protein L37e~SPTR: A3DN33 50S ribosomal protein L37e~PFAM: Ribosomal protein L37e), whose product MKGTPSMGKRNKNVTHIKCRRCGRNAFNVAKGYCAACGFGRSSRIRRYSWQNKKVNRVRVR is encoded by the coding sequence ATGAAAGGAACTCCATCGATGGGTAAGAGGAATAAGAATGTTACACATATAAAGTGTAGGAGATGTGGAAGAAATGCATTCAATGTTGCAAAGGGTTATTGTGCTGCATGTGGATTTGGTAGATCTAGTAGGATTAGAAGATATAGTTGGCAGAATAAGAAGGTTAATAGGGTTAGAGTGAGATAG